From the genome of Spinacia oleracea cultivar Varoflay chromosome 2, BTI_SOV_V1, whole genome shotgun sequence, one region includes:
- the LOC130467485 gene encoding uncharacterized protein codes for MAALTRFISKSADKSLPFFQVLKGNKTFKWGEEQEKAFKEVKNHLKSLPTIARPEVGDILQLYISASKKTVAAALVVEKDKIQQPVYFVSHILNPAEQRYPLIEKMAFAIMIAARKLKPYFDAHKVQVLTNQPLEKSLQRLDTSGRLLKWAVELSEYDIEYKPRTAIKAQALADFIAEASYEEEEEPLGTSQISVDGSAAVTGSGAGIIMVSLEGNVFEYAIKFKFKASNNEAEYEAAIAGIQMCKAADAKKIVLKTDSQLVASQYRGEYEAREPSMQRYLALIKEAVAQLESFEIQLVPRAENSQADALSKLASSTLQDLERTVMVEVQEEKSIDKKPAVNFIDTEPQWYDSIVSYKLGRGLPTAEQEQKKVKRNEHWFVIYQGKLYKKSFSLPLLRCISTEESQRVIEEIHEGICGNHIGGRTLALKALRAGYYWPTMVSDSQAYAKKVRQVPEIRPSDQPTL; via the coding sequence ATGGCAGCACTCACCAGGTTCATCAGCAAGTCCGCGGATAAGTCTCTCCCCTTTTTCCAAGTGCTAAAGGGAAACAAAACATTTAAATGGGGAGAAGAGCAAGAGAAAGCATTCAAGGAGGTGAAGAACCACTTGAAAAGCCTCCCAACCATAGCCAGACCAGAAGTGGGGGACATATTACAGCTATACATCTCTGCCTCCAAGAAAACTGTAGCAGCAGCTCTAGTAGTCGAGAAGGATAAAATCCAGCAGCCAGtctactttgtcagccacatcCTCAACCCAGCAGAACAGAGGTACCCCCTGATTGAAAAAATGGCCTTTGCCATCATGATAGCTGCCAGGAAATTGAAACCATACTTTGACGCACATAAAGTGCAAGTGTTAACTAATCAACCTTTAGAGAAGTCATTGCAAAGGTTAGATACTTCTGGTAGACTCCTAAAATGGGCGGTGGAACTCTCAGAATATGACATCGAGTACAAACCCAGAACCGCCATAAAAGCACAGGCACTGGCAGATTTCATAGCAGAGGCATCATACGAGGAGGAGGAAGAGCCATTGGGGACTTCGCAGATCTCAGTAGACGGCTCCGCTGCAGTCACAGGGTCGGGTGCAGGTATCATAATGGTATCACTAGAAGGCAACGTTTTCGAATATGCtataaaattcaaattcaaagctTCAAATAACGAGGCAGAGTATGAGGCGGCAATCGCAGGAATCCAGATGTGCAAAGCAGCAGATGCTAAGAAAATAGTGCTCAAAACCGATTCACAGCTGGTGGCCAGCCAATATAGAGGTGAATATGAAGCCAGAGAACCGTCTATGCAAAGGTACTTGGCCTTGATAAAAGAAGCAGTAGCCCAGCTAGAAAGCTTTGAGATTCAACTGGTTCCCAGGGCAGAGAACAGTCAAGCAGACGCCCTATCCAAATTAGCAAGTTCGACGCTACAGGACTTGGAAAGAACAGTGATGGTAGAGGTCCAGGAAGAAAAGAGCATTGACAAAAAGCCTGCAGTCAACTTCATTGACACTGAGCCACAGTGGTATGACAGTATAGTCTCATACAAGCTGGGAAGGGGCCTTCCCACAGCAGAGCAAGAGCAGAAAAAAGTAAAACGAAACGAGCATTGGTTTGTCATTTACCAGGGTAAACTGTACAAGAAATCCTTTTCGTTGCCTCTGCTGAGATGTATATCAACAGAGGAGTCACAACGAGTCATTGAGGAAATACACGAGGGAATATGTGGAAACCACATAGGTGGCAGGACATTAGCCTTGAAAGCTCTCAGAGCAGGATATTATTGGCCAACCATGGTAAGTGATTCTCAAGCATATGCTAAAAAAGTGCGACAAGTGCCAGAAATTCGCCCCAGTGATCAACCAACCCTCTAA